From Marinifilum sp. JC120:
ATTTCAGCGGCCAGGGTTTCCGGGAAGCCGCCACCAAGATAAAGAGCGTGGATTTCAGGCCACGGTTCGTTTGAAATGAGAGAAATTTCTTTTACTTCTGCACCGGCCCGGCGCAGGGCTTCGAGATTTTCTTCATAATAAAACCAGAGTGCTTCATCGCGCACCACGCCGATGACGGGCTTTACATCGCTGGAAAGTTCTATTCCAGTCCAAACATCCTGTTCAGATTCAAGCTCAGAGGAAGACTGATTAGCTATTTCGCATATGGCTTCAAGATCGATGCAATCCTGTGCCATCTTTCCGAGTGTATCTAAAGACTTTTCCACTGCGCCATATTCCGTATTGGAAACAAGGCCCATATGCCGTTCGGGAATGGGATTTTCCTTCAGCTTGGGCAGCATGCCCAGTACCGGAATATCAGTATAGGCTTCAATGGAATTCTTGAGGATGTTGCGGTGACGTTCCCCGGCGGTACGGTTAAGAATAACTCCGGCAAGGTTGAATCCGTCTTCGAATGCCTTACACCCGGCAACAATGGCCGCAACAGTGCGGGTCATCTTAGTGCAGTCAATGGTCAGGATAACCGGAGCCTTAATAATACGGGCGAGTTCGGATGTGGAGCAGGAACCGTCCACGTCCTTGCCGTCGAAAAGTCCGCGGTTACCTTCGACAATGGAAATGTCGGCGCCCTCCCCTTTTTCCATGAAAAGGGAAATGAGCTTGTCATTGGACATGAGGAAAGGATCAAGGTTCGTGGCATATTTGCCGGACGCAAGGCCCAGCCAGCGAGCGTCAATATAATCAGGACCTTTTTTAAAAGGCTTAACTTTCCGGCCCAAATTACGAAAGGCCCGACAAAGCCCGAGTGTGACAATAGTCTTACCTGTGCCGCCGCTGAGTCCGGCCAAAACAATTCTTGGAAAATTCATTTGCTGCCCACGCCCTGAATAATTTCTTATCTTATGCTTGCCTGCACAATGGATTCAGTAGTGTTTAAGCGTGAAAAAGACAAGAAAAATTACCCCTTCATCCCAACGTAAATACGGGGATACCCATAAAAAAATGCCTTGTCCCAAGGGACAAGGCATTTAAGAGTTGAACTAAACGAAGACTAATCCTCGTGTTCTGCTCCACCCTGCTTACCAGCACCAGTCATACCATACATAGTGGTAGATCCGGAAGACCAGTATTCAACTTTCTCTTCTTTAACAAGAGCAGTCAGAACTTTCTTAACTTCACGGCCTTTTGCATCAGGAAAAAGCTTGGTGAAATCGTTGAAGTAAAATTTACTTTTAGCGCCTGTTTTCTTTACCAGGAACGCCATGATTTCTTCTTTTGCGGAATCCATATCGATCGGCATAGTAAGCCCCTTTATTTTTAAAAGGGCGCGGCAAAACGCCGCGCCCCTATATTCTCAATTCTAATTAGAACTTGAACTGAGTGGACTGACGCCAGGTGTAGTAAGCAGGATCACGGAAATCATCGATAAGATGGGGAGTAAACTCGATACCAGTCTTTTCGAAGAAACGTTCCCAGCCAATACGCTCAGCCCAGTCACCCAGACGTTCGTACTTGTTAGCATCAGCTTTGTAAACTTCCACAATGTTGCGGATAGTTTTAGTAAGTGTGGGCCAACGGGGAGGTTCGTTAGGAATAAACGCAACAACAACCTTAGAGAACTTAGGCATGCTGATACGGTTAGAAACCTTACCACCTACCATCAGTGCGATACCGTCACCTTCCTTATCGGAAAGGGGCAGGGAGGGGCACATGGTGTAGCAGTTACCGCAGAACATGCAGCGTTCTTCTTTAATAGCAACAGTCTTGAACTGCTTACCGTCGATTTCGACCTTAGAAGGACGAACAGCACCGGTAGGACAAGAAGCTACTGCAAGAGGAATTTCGCAGAGGTTGTCGAGGTATTCGTGGTCAATAATGGGGGGCTTGCGGTGGATACCGACAACAGCGATATCGGAGCAGTGACAAGCACCACACATGTTCAGACAACAAGCAACAGCGATGCGGACGGGAGCTGGCATGTTATGGCCGGTGAACTCGTCGAAGAGGTCATCCATGATAACTTTAACAGTACCGGAAGCATCAGTTGCAGGTGTGTGACAGTGAACCCAACCCTGAGTGTGAACGATGTTGGAAATACCAGCACCGGTACCACCTACGGGGAACTTGTAAGAACCGCCGTCGAACTTGCGGCTGAGCAGATCGTCTTTAAGGGCAATCATCTTGTCCTTAGAGTCGGTCATGAACTCAACGTTGTTACGAGTGGTGAAACGGAGGTATCCGTCACAATGTTTGTCAGCAACTTCGCACATTTCACGAATCAGAGTAATACTCATGAGGCGAGCGGTACCACAGCGGACTGTGTATACTTCATCTCCGGATTCTGCAACGTGAACCAGTACGCCGGGCTCAAGGATTTCGTGGTAAAGCCACTTGCCGTAGTTATTTTTGATAACCGGGGGAAGGAACTCGTTAAAATCACGAGGTCCAATGTCCGAAATCCGGTTTTCCATCGGTTTGTCTGGATTGTAGCCAGAAGAAACGAACGCCATGTCTGTCCTCCCGTGTTATCTCTGGTGTCTTTTTCTGTATTCGTTAACGTCACGTTCCCAAGGACCATCAACCTCATCTGCTTTCCAGAAGATGTAGGGGTTGTGTCTTGGTTCCTGAACGTGTCTCGGATCAGCCTTAACGTTGGTAACTTCGAGAAGCTTCTGGAAGCCCATGCGACGCATGGTTTCACCCAGACGCTCACGGTTTTTACCTTCTTCCATCCACCAGTCCCAAATGTTTTCAACTACGTCTTTTACCTCGGTAAAAGGCTCTTCAACCTTGATGAAAGGAATGAGGAGGGAGCTGAGCTGAGGACCGTCAAGGATCGGAGCTTTAGCACCACAAAGGATGGATGCGCCACGATCATTACCAATCATCAGTGCACGAGGCATGGTGTTGATGCAATGCATGCAATGCATACATTCTTTATCGTTGATTTCGAGTTTGCCGTCAGCGTACTTGATGCACTTACCGGGGCAGAGATCAACAACTTCTTTCTGGATGTCAAACTTACCCCAGTCACGACCGGAGTGAGCACCAGCGTTAGGAGCGAATTCACCACCGACGTAAGCTGCAACAGCTTCCTGGTCGATGCGGATTTCATCTTTCCAGATACCTACAACGGAGAAGTCAGAACGAGCGAGAGCACAAACACAGCTGTTCGGGCAAGCGTCGAATTTGAACTTGAATTTGTAGGGGAAAGCAGGACGGTGAAGTTCGTCCTGGAATTCCATGGTCATGTCGTAGCAGAGAGCCTGCGCGTCGTAACATGCATACTCACAACGGGACATACCGAGACATGCTGCAGGAGTACGCAGGTTGGAGCCGGAGCCACCAAGGTCAACGTCTGCTTCATGAGTCAGTTCGTAGAAAATTTCTTCGAGCTGAGGAGTGGTTGTTCCAAGGAAGACGATGTCACCGGTGGAACCGTGCATGTTGGTAAGACCGGAACCACGCATGTCCCAGATGTCAACGATCTGACGCAGGAAATCGGTGGTGTAGTACTTAGCAGTAGGCTGAGCAACACGAACAGTGTGAAAGTGTGCTACGCCGGGGAACATTTCGGGCTGGTCACAGTAACGACCGATAACGCCGCCGCCGTAACCGAAAACGCCAACGATACCGCCGTGCTTCCAGTGTGTTTCACCATCGGTGTAAGACAGCTCGAGAACACCGAGAAGGTCTTCGCAGACTTCAACGGGAATCTGATAATTCACGTCCTTCTCGTTTTTAGCTCTAACTTCGGCTTCTTGTTTTACGTCGGACACGAAGCTAGGCCAAGGCCCACTTTCAAGCTGGTCCAACAAGGGAGTTTTGTGTTTCGCCATTCCCTTAAACCTCCATAAAGTTTAATAAGATATACCTACCAATACAAATTAGGCATCCGGTACGTCAGTCGAATAACCGACTTTAGCCCGGTTGCTTTCCTCTCTTAGTGCGAGACCCCACTCATCTTTCGATGCAAGGGGAGGGAAAGATACCCTTAAGTGAAAAAAAACACAACCTATAGTGTTGGATAATTAACTAACACGCCTATTGTCAATACATGATTCAAGTTATCACAATTGATAAACTCGGACTTGCCAAGCAAGGCTGATTCAGCGTATTTACTCATCCCGAACACAAGGTGCGTCAGTAGCAGATATTTCCTACAAAAATTTTCGATAACCAGCAACATAAACTTGAAAAAGTGATTCCTTAATATGAATGAATGTAAACAATGCGGTACCTGCTGCCGTAAAGGCGGCCCGGCGCTGCACACACAGGACCTGCCTCTTCTTAAAGAGGCGGACGGCATTGACCTTACTGAAATAGTTACCCTGCGCAAAGGCGAACTGGCCTATGACCAGCCAGTAGGCGCGGTAATTCCCCTTGGAGAAGAGATTCTCAAAATTAAAGGGACAGGCGGAGAATGGACCTGTAAATTCCTTGCCCTTTCCAGTCAGGTTTGTCGCATTTACAAGAACCGCCCTCTTGAATGCCAAAAACTTTTTTGCGAAGATCCTGAACCGCTGATGGAAATTTACAGCAAGGACAGAATTTCCAGAAAGGACGTTCTTCCCGCAGGACATCCGGTACTCGAACTCATTGATGAGCATGACCGCAAATGCGATCCCATCAAAATGTCCGAGATTGCCGCCAAGGCCATTGAAAGCTGGGATGAAAGCACTGAACTTCAGGCTGAGTTGCGCGAAATGCTGATTTTTGATGCTTCAGTCCGCGAACTGGTCATGGAAAAAGCCGGTCTTCCCGAAGAGTCCTTGGACTTTTTCTTCGGCAGGCCCATGAGCATTCTGATTAAAGGATACGGTGTTATCGCCACTCCCAATGGGAAATCCTTTTCACTGCGCAAACTTTAAGGATACATATATAATGAAAGATGAACGCGGACTTTATTACTACCCTTCCCTGCAAACTCGCGACACCAAAATGTACGTGCGGGAAAATCAGGGATCAGTCGAGTTCAGACTCTGGTCCAATGACAATCCCATAATCTGGGAAAAACACGAATGGCTGCCTTATGACGTAATCATGGAAGCCGCTGAAGAATATAAAAAACGCGGTTCTGACCGTAATCCACTGTCGCTCTACGATCTCAGCGTGGCGCAGCAGCTTATTAAAGAAGATAGAATTACGCATTAGTTTGATGCGCTCCGCGCTTTTGATGAAATGAGCTTGCCTCCGGCGGCTTAAACCCTTTTGCAAAAGGGTTTAAGAATCCCAAAACCTTTTAATAAGGCTTCGCCACGCTACTTGGCAAATCTTGCGCAAAAAAATATCCCGGAAATCTTTTTGGATTTCCGGGATGTTTTTTATTCTGTTTCCAGTTCAAAGCCTTCTTTTCGTAACATAGCAGCAAATAAACCGTCTCCATCAATCATCTTTCCGCTGAAGGTTCCGTCATAAATCCTGCCGATGCCGCAGGACGGGGAGCGGGCTTTGAGGATCGCTTTTTTGCTGCCGAGCAATTTTGCCAGCTTAATGGCCTCTTCTGCTCCGCGCATGAAATTTTCAGTTACGTCCGCACCTTGATCGCTCAGCACTTTTCCTTTCACGATTTCACAAGGCGGGCGCGGGGTAGTCAATCCTCCCAGTTGCTCAGGACAGACCGGAACGGCTTTTCCTTCTGCGACCAGTTTCATGACCCTTTCATCTGCATTGTCCTTGCCGTCATAACGGCAACAAAGTCCGGCCAGACAGCCACTTACTATATACATACCTGTAACCTCCGAAAGACGAATCTGCATTGTTAGCTTTCACTCATTATGCTAATGATAAATTTCATAAACAATTTCCACGGTCAAGGAGGAGTTATGACCGCCATTACCACTTCTGTTTTCGAGCTCTTCAAAATCGGACCCGGACCATCCAGTTCCCATACCATCGGCCCCATGAAGGCCGGATACAACTTTAATAACGCTGTAGCGGACCTTTCTCTGGACACCCAGCCGGACAACATTGAAGTCAGACTTTACGGCAGCCTTAGTGCTACCGGAGAAGGACACGGCACTGACCGCGCTGTAGTTGCGGGACTACTTGGATTTCGGCCTGACAATGTAGAATGTAAGTTCCTTGATTCTCTTGCTGACGGCTCCAGCCACCAGTTTAAAAGCGGTCAGATTTCTCTACCCCTAAGCGTGAACAACGTGGTCTTCGCTGAGGTGAAAAACAATTTTCCTTATGCCAACACCTTGCTCCTGCGCCTTAGAAAAGGTGAAAAAATTCTGTTTGAGCAGGAATACTACTCCATCGGCGGCGGCTTTATTAAATGGAAAGGCCAGCAGGAGGAAATTCCCCGTGTTCCGCCGCATCAATACTCAAATATGGATGAACTCAAAGCCATTCTTACAGAAGAAGAGCTGCGCATGCATCAAGCCATCCTTGCCAACGAGACCGCCATCAGCGGTATTTCAGAAGATGAGGTATACGAAAGACTGGATGCGATTATTGATGCCATGAAACAGGCGGTAAGGAACGGCCTAGCAGTTGAAGGCACTCTGCCCGGCCCCATCGGGTTACACCGTAAAGCCAAACGTCTCTTTGACAGCAGCATTCGCCCCAACTGCGCCGACAGCTTCCTGCTCCGTTTGAACGCTTACGGCTTTGCCGCGTCTGAGGAAAACGCTGCCGGACACATCGTTGTAACCGCGCCTACCTCCGGGTCAGCCGGGGTCATCCCTGCTGCGGTTTACGCTTTGGAAGAAGATCTTAACATCAGTCGAGAAAATGTACGCGAAGGAATGCTTGTTGCCGCGGTAATTGGCTTCATTGCCAAACACAATGCCAGCATTGCCGGGGCTGAAGTAGGCTGTCAGGGTGAGATCGGTGTAGCCTCGGCAATGGCTGCCGGATTAATAGCCTATGCCAACGGCAACCGCTTCTGGCGTACTGAGAATGCCGCAGAATCAGCACTTGAACATCACTTAGGTATAACCTGCGACCCTGTTGGCGGATACGTACAGATTCCCTGCATTGAACGCAATGCCATGGGCGTAGTCCGGGCTTACAATGCTTATCTCATTGCTTCCGTGGAAAACGAAAATTTTCATAAGGTCAGTTTTGATGAGGTCGTGAAGGCTATGGCTGAAACAGGGAAGGATATGAATAGTAAATACAAAGAAACATCGTTAGGCGGGCTGGCAGTGTCAGTGCCTAATTGCTAAAGAAATAAAAGAGTCCCGAAAACTAAAGTTTTCGGGACTCTTATTTATTAACCTTTAACCTGCAAAAGCTTGGTCAGCTTGGCGAGCAGATCAGGCTTGCAGTTGAGATCATCTGTCTGCTCAAGGAAATGCCTGCGCTGGGCAAAACGATCCTTGAGGGTCTGGATGTATTCGGCACGGTTTTCAACGTTAGCCGGATTGTAGGTATCGTAGAAACCGGGCAATATTTTTTCCATGCAGTTACGCTTGGGAATCTGCGCACCGGGCAACAGATCCCAATCTTCCCACTCCAGATTGTCGGTAAGGATCATAGTCTGAAGGGTCAGTGAAGTCTGCAAGGGAATGGGGTTCAAATCAGTATCTGAAGAACGCCAGAACCCGACGGAGTTAAAACTGTATCCTTTTGCGCCGCAATCAAAAACATGGGCAAATGCTTCAACATCCTTCCAGAGTTCGTAGACACGGAAGGGGTTGGCATAAGGAATGAAGACCAGTTTTTTCAGCTCTTCCTCGGAAACGTTTTCCGCGAGGTTGCGCTTGGTAGTCAACGCCGCGCCCATGGCCACAGCCAGATAGGTATCCGTAAAACGGATGATCGGCGGCAGACAAGTGTCTTTCATCAGCCAGCACAGGGAGTCCGGGAAGGTGCAGCGGTTAACGTGATCACCGATAACATCGCGATCAATAAGCGCACGGCCGTTGGGATTACGGATATCCTCACCCAAAGGCATTACCTTGCCGTCAATTTCCAGCATGGCATGGTTCATTACAGAAACCATGTATTTCCAATCCGGGTGGCCCAGCGGGCGGGAATCGGTCTTGTCAAAAAGTGTCGGTTCCCATGCACGGCAGACACGGTTTTCCGTATCAATCTGGAAAGCATCATCGTGAAGCACTTTCTTGGCGAATCCTTCAGGCAGGGTTCCGCCATTGTCATGGGAGTTGGTGTGGGAGGATTTCCCGGTACCGGACAGACCAAAGAAAGCAATAGACTTCTTGCCCAGCTCCTTGATTTCCTCATCCGGGCAATCAGAGAAATCAATCTCCTTGATACCGCCGTGGCATGCAGCCATACCTACACGGATACCGGAAGTCCAAGCCAGAGTGAGGGTACCTTTTTTCCGCTCACCGAAATAACGCATGCCGAAGTTGTAGATAACATTGCAGTCTTCATCCACAAGAGCCAGCTGCGGGAATCCCTGATTATGATAGAAAGGATCATCATTACGCCAGAGGTTGTCACCGATGATAATGATATCCTGAATGGGAAGTTTCGCGCTTTTGGCATACTCTTCAGCCAATTCATCAAAGGGAGTAAAGTTGACCAGCCAGTTAAAAATATTGGCCGCATCGTCTTCACCGCCAAGGATAGTCGCCTTGATCATAAGATCCTGATCCAGCCCTACAATGGCTTCAGCCTTGATGA
This genomic window contains:
- a CDS encoding cobyrinate a,c-diamide synthase, with product MNFPRIVLAGLSGGTGKTIVTLGLCRAFRNLGRKVKPFKKGPDYIDARWLGLASGKYATNLDPFLMSNDKLISLFMEKGEGADISIVEGNRGLFDGKDVDGSCSTSELARIIKAPVILTIDCTKMTRTVAAIVAGCKAFEDGFNLAGVILNRTAGERHRNILKNSIEAYTDIPVLGMLPKLKENPIPERHMGLVSNTEYGAVEKSLDTLGKMAQDCIDLEAICEIANQSSSELESEQDVWTGIELSSDVKPVIGVVRDEALWFYYEENLEALRRAGAEVKEISLISNEPWPEIHALYLGGGFPETLAAEISRNDHIRQHVRSLAKSGLPIFAECGGFMYLGRDVEYEGQKYPMSGVLDLSTRLCPRPQGLGYTSGKIVHENPFFPVGTDVIGHEFHYSLCVDNNESAPKYALDMSRGKGMADGHDGLIRDNIYAGYNHIHALSMPCWANNFVKAAEKFKISKTFY
- a CDS encoding dissimilatory sulfite reductase-asociated protein DsvD, translating into MPIDMDSAKEEIMAFLVKKTGAKSKFYFNDFTKLFPDAKGREVKKVLTALVKEEKVEYWSSGSTTMYGMTGAGKQGGAEHED
- the dsrB gene encoding dissimilatory-type sulfite reductase subunit beta, whose translation is MAFVSSGYNPDKPMENRISDIGPRDFNEFLPPVIKNNYGKWLYHEILEPGVLVHVAESGDEVYTVRCGTARLMSITLIREMCEVADKHCDGYLRFTTRNNVEFMTDSKDKMIALKDDLLSRKFDGGSYKFPVGGTGAGISNIVHTQGWVHCHTPATDASGTVKVIMDDLFDEFTGHNMPAPVRIAVACCLNMCGACHCSDIAVVGIHRKPPIIDHEYLDNLCEIPLAVASCPTGAVRPSKVEIDGKQFKTVAIKEERCMFCGNCYTMCPSLPLSDKEGDGIALMVGGKVSNRISMPKFSKVVVAFIPNEPPRWPTLTKTIRNIVEVYKADANKYERLGDWAERIGWERFFEKTGIEFTPHLIDDFRDPAYYTWRQSTQFKF
- the dsrA gene encoding dissimilatory-type sulfite reductase subunit alpha is translated as MAKHKTPLLDQLESGPWPSFVSDVKQEAEVRAKNEKDVNYQIPVEVCEDLLGVLELSYTDGETHWKHGGIVGVFGYGGGVIGRYCDQPEMFPGVAHFHTVRVAQPTAKYYTTDFLRQIVDIWDMRGSGLTNMHGSTGDIVFLGTTTPQLEEIFYELTHEADVDLGGSGSNLRTPAACLGMSRCEYACYDAQALCYDMTMEFQDELHRPAFPYKFKFKFDACPNSCVCALARSDFSVVGIWKDEIRIDQEAVAAYVGGEFAPNAGAHSGRDWGKFDIQKEVVDLCPGKCIKYADGKLEINDKECMHCMHCINTMPRALMIGNDRGASILCGAKAPILDGPQLSSLLIPFIKVEEPFTEVKDVVENIWDWWMEEGKNRERLGETMRRMGFQKLLEVTNVKADPRHVQEPRHNPYIFWKADEVDGPWERDVNEYRKRHQR
- a CDS encoding YkgJ family cysteine cluster protein; the encoded protein is MNECKQCGTCCRKGGPALHTQDLPLLKEADGIDLTEIVTLRKGELAYDQPVGAVIPLGEEILKIKGTGGEWTCKFLALSSQVCRIYKNRPLECQKLFCEDPEPLMEIYSKDRISRKDVLPAGHPVLELIDEHDRKCDPIKMSEIAAKAIESWDESTELQAELREMLIFDASVRELVMEKAGLPEESLDFFFGRPMSILIKGYGVIATPNGKSFSLRKL
- a CDS encoding DUF523 domain-containing protein; this encodes MYIVSGCLAGLCCRYDGKDNADERVMKLVAEGKAVPVCPEQLGGLTTPRPPCEIVKGKVLSDQGADVTENFMRGAEEAIKLAKLLGSKKAILKARSPSCGIGRIYDGTFSGKMIDGDGLFAAMLRKEGFELETE
- a CDS encoding L-serine ammonia-lyase, translating into MTAITTSVFELFKIGPGPSSSHTIGPMKAGYNFNNAVADLSLDTQPDNIEVRLYGSLSATGEGHGTDRAVVAGLLGFRPDNVECKFLDSLADGSSHQFKSGQISLPLSVNNVVFAEVKNNFPYANTLLLRLRKGEKILFEQEYYSIGGGFIKWKGQQEEIPRVPPHQYSNMDELKAILTEEELRMHQAILANETAISGISEDEVYERLDAIIDAMKQAVRNGLAVEGTLPGPIGLHRKAKRLFDSSIRPNCADSFLLRLNAYGFAASEENAAGHIVVTAPTSGSAGVIPAAVYALEEDLNISRENVREGMLVAAVIGFIAKHNASIAGAEVGCQGEIGVASAMAAGLIAYANGNRFWRTENAAESALEHHLGITCDPVGGYVQIPCIERNAMGVVRAYNAYLIASVENENFHKVSFDEVVKAMAETGKDMNSKYKETSLGGLAVSVPNC
- a CDS encoding phosphoenolpyruvate carboxykinase translates to MASQSTYEFYKDDLSKIPPLRAIAETLLADKRVRKVNAAEAYELARKQWDVMETDHPVYPEAAKRLGLPEGAKLLNHCHGKIVGRTALARRFYNGLNGPDQRKVLGDLREAISDMQERPLIKAEAIVGLDQDLMIKATILGGEDDAANIFNWLVNFTPFDELAEEYAKSAKLPIQDIIIIGDNLWRNDDPFYHNQGFPQLALVDEDCNVIYNFGMRYFGERKKGTLTLAWTSGIRVGMAACHGGIKEIDFSDCPDEEIKELGKKSIAFFGLSGTGKSSHTNSHDNGGTLPEGFAKKVLHDDAFQIDTENRVCRAWEPTLFDKTDSRPLGHPDWKYMVSVMNHAMLEIDGKVMPLGEDIRNPNGRALIDRDVIGDHVNRCTFPDSLCWLMKDTCLPPIIRFTDTYLAVAMGAALTTKRNLAENVSEEELKKLVFIPYANPFRVYELWKDVEAFAHVFDCGAKGYSFNSVGFWRSSDTDLNPIPLQTSLTLQTMILTDNLEWEDWDLLPGAQIPKRNCMEKILPGFYDTYNPANVENRAEYIQTLKDRFAQRRHFLEQTDDLNCKPDLLAKLTKLLQVKG